The Chlorobaculum sp. MV4-Y genome contains the following window.
CCACCTGCTCGGGCGCATGAGTACCATTGACAATGTGATGCTGCCCTGCATCTACAGCGACGAGCGCGGCGATTTTCGCTCGGACGCGCTGAAGCGGCTCGAAATGGTCGGGCTTGGTCACCGCGCCGGTCATCGTCCGAGCCAGATGTCGGGCGGCGAGCAGCAGCGGGTGGCCATAGCCAGGGCGCTGATCCGCGATCCGATGCTCATCTTCGCCGATGAACCGACCGGTAACCTTGATACAAAGAATTCGCACGAGATCATGCGGATTCTCACCGACCTGCACAGGCAGGGCAAGACCATCGTCATGGTGACGCACGAGCCGGACATCGCCGAATATGCCGGGCGGGTGATTACCATGCAGGACGGGAAGATCATCGAAGACCGGAAAAAAGAGGACATGGAGTTCCGGCCCGAAGCGAAACAGGCGGTCATGAAGGTCGAGCACCAGCCGCTCTTCAAGCCATCTCGGATGCTTGGTTTCGTCTTGCAGGCGCTCCGGTCGATCACCTCCAACAAGATCAGGACGCTGCTTTCGGTGCTTGGTATTCTGGTGGGTGTCGCCTCGGTCATCGCGATGATGGCGCTCGGCACGGGGGCGAAGGCGTCGATGGAGGCGCGGCTCAAGTCGATGGGCTCGAACCTGCTCTCCATCCGGGGCGGTTCGGCCAAGATCATGGGAGCCGCGCAGGGATCGGGTACCTTCACGCGCTTCACTGCGCAGGATGCCGAGGCCATTGCGGAACTCAAGCCTCTGGTCAATTATGTCTCCGGCGATGTGACCGGTTCGGCCCAGATGGTCTATCTCGACAAAAACACGAACAGTACTGTTGAAGGTGTTGGGTACGATTACGCCAAAATGCGTGATGCGACGCCCACCATCGGACGGTGGTTCACTCCCCAGGAGATTCAGTCGCGCCGCAAGGTGGCCATTGTCGGCACGACCGTGGTTTCGGAGCTGTTCGGCAACGAGGATCCTGTTGGCAAAACCATCAAGATCAACCGCATCAACTTCACGATTATCGGCGTCGCACCGCCGAAAGGTTTCGCCGGTCACCGCGACCAGGACGATGTGGTGCTCATCCCGGTGACGACCGCGATGTATCGGGTGCTTGGCAAGGACTACTTCGACAGCATCTACGTCGAGGTGTCGAGTGCGGAGAACATAGAGCCGGCCAAGCAGGCCATCGACGCACTCGTCCGCAAGAGGCACAAGATTCAGCCCGATGACGATGACTCCTTCAACATCCGTGACATGACGGAGTTCCAGCAGATGCTCAGCGCTACGACGCAGACCATGAGTATGCTGCTCGGCTCGATTGCGGCTATTTCGCTGGTGGTCGGTGGTATTGGCATCATGAACATCATGCTGGTCTCGGTGACTGAACGCACCAAAGAGATTGGCCTTCGCAAGGCCATCGGCGCGCGGAAAGGGGATATCATGCTTCAGTTTCTGATCGAATCGGTGGGCATGACGCTCACCGGCGGCATCATCGGTATCGTGGTTGGCGTCGGTGTTTCGGTGATGCTCTCGACCTTTGCCGGGTGGGCGGTGAAAACCTCGATGTTCTCGGTGGTGCTTGCCACAGGCTTTTCCGTGCTGATCGGTCTGTTTTTTGGCTTGTGGCCCGCCCGGAAAGCCGCCGCTCTCAAGCCAGTCGAGGCGTTGCGTTACGAGTGAGGAGCGGCTGGATTCGACAGGGCAAAATTATTTTTGAAAAAAATAAAAAACGTGCAAGGAAGTTTGAGCATCATCGTCTCAATAGTTGTAAGGGATGAGCTGAATGATACAATGAGTTTTTGTGTTGAATGTTTTTGAGTATGGTTGTGATGTGTTGTTCTTTGCGTGTTGAGTGACAGCAACGTTCCGGCTCTTCTTCGCCATGTTATGTGTTATAGTTGATTGTGATGTGTGAAGATGAATGTGTGAGTAAACGATGAATCGCGGAGAAGGACGGGTTGTTGCTGACGTAGCCGGGCGATAGGCTGGTTGATCCTTTCGCCCAGCTTTTTTTTTGAAATTTGCAAGCGCGGCTTGCAAGAAACCTCAATTTTTTCTCCTGTTAGTGGCAAAACGGAAAAGCCCGCCTCCATGAAGTTCTGTGGAGACGGGCTTTTCCGTTTGTATTCGTGTGCGGGATTTATGCCGTGGCGAGCGCTTTCTGCACCTTTTCGGCGGCGTCGCGCAGACCTTTGGCCGAGATGAGGTTGAGACCCGATTCGTCGAGCATTTTCTGAGCCTCAGTGGCGTTTGTGCCTTCGAGACGCACGATCACCGGTACCTTCAGGCCGATGTTCTTGGCGGCTTCGATGACGCCACCGGCCACGCGGTCGCAGCGGACGATACCGCCGAAGATGTTGACCAGAATCGCCTTGACGTTCTTGTCGCCGAGGATGATCTTGAAGCCCTCTTCGACTGTCTTGGGGCTTGCACCGCCGCCTACGTCCAGGAAGTTGGCCGGTCTGCCGCCGGAGAGCTGGATGAGGTCCATGGTGCCCATCGCCAGGCCCGCGCCGTTGACCATGCAGCCGACGTTGCCGTCAAGACGCACGTAGTTGAGGTTCGATTTCGAGGCCTCGTATTCGAGTGGATCCTCTTCGCTCACATCGCGCAGTTCGAGGTACTCCTTGTGGCGGTAGAGGGCGTTGTCGTCGAAGTTGATCTTGGCGTCGAGTGCGAGCACGCGGCCCTCCTTAGTCACGACGAGCGGGTTGATCTCGGCCAGCGAGGCGTCGATGGTGGTGTAGGCGTTGTAGAGCGCCTCGATGAACTTGACACCGTTGCGGAACTGTTCACCCTGCAAGCCAAGGAAGAATGCTGCTTCGCGAGCCTGGAAGCCCTGAAGGCCATAGACCGGATCGACGTGGATTTTAAGCAGCTTTTCGGGGGTCTCTTCAGCCACCTTCTCAATCTCCATGCCGCCTTCGGTCGAAACCATCAGCACGTTGCTCGATGTGGCGCGGTCGAGGGTGATACCGAGGTAGAACTCCTTGTCGATATTCATGCCCTCTTCGATGAGCAGGCGGCGAACCTCCTTGCCTTCGGGGCCGGTCTGGTGCGTCACCAGGGTCGCGCCAAGCATTTTCTGAGCAATCTCGAACACCTCCTCAGGCGATTTGGCCAGCTTGACGCCACCCGCCTTGCCGCGACCACCGGCGTGAATCTGGGCCTTGACAACCACCACGGGGCTCGACTGCTCCTCGAAGAGCTGGATTGCTGCCTGTTTTGCTTCTTCAGCCGAAAATGCTACTATGCCCTTGGGAACGGCCACACCGAACTGCTTCAGGATGCCTTTGCCCTGATACTCATGAATATTCATAGCAAAAGTTCTATGGTTATGATAGAAAGATTGCCGGACAAGACCGGCGTCAACGCGGAATGAAAAAGAGGTTTAAACCTTATGATAATAAAAAATCCCTTTTGCTGAAACCCCTGTGGAACCAAGCGCAGATTTCTTTTGTCGCTCATGCATGACCTGAATTACTGTATGGAACTGGCTATCCGGGAAGCCATCAAGGCTTATGAGAGCAAGGAGGTGCCGGTCGGTGCGGTGGTGCTCGATCCCAACGGCTCAGTCATTGGACGTGGTTACAACCAGGTGGAGACCCTTTCTGACGCCACTGCGCATGCCGAAATGATCGCCCTCACCTCGGCGATGGCCACACTCGACAGCAAATATCTCGAAGGATGCACGCTCGCCGTCACACTTGAGCCCTGTCCGATGTGTGCCGGAGCGATTGTGCTGTCGAAAATCGGTCGGGTGGTCTTCGGCGCGTGGGATCCCAAGATGGGTGCCGCAGGAACCGTGCTCAATATCACCGGCTGTCGAACCCTTAACCACCAGCCCGAAGTCTACGGCGGCATCATGGAGCGTAAAGCCGAAAGCTTGCTGCAGGATTTTTTCAGGGGGCTGAGGAGCAAATAAAGGCTTCGAATTTGCGCAGCATGGACGGGGCGGATGAATAAACCCGTTACGTCTCTCTACTCTTTTCCGCTTTCCATAATAATATGCTTGATCGAGCTGGCCAGGTGAGAGACGATGTCCTGCGCCACGCTGCTGCCCGATGTCGGTGCGGTGACGGTGTCGAGGCTTTCGATGCCCGCTTTCTTGACGGCGTTGCTGATCGTCACGGAGAGAATCGGGTTGCACTCCTTGACGATCTCCTTGAGCATGAATGCCGCTTCAAACATGCTTTGCTGGATGATTTCATCTTTGTCTTCGAGCGAGAGCACCTGGCAGTGCTTCGAGGCGATGATGCCCGCGAGGCAGGTGAGGTAGGTGTTGGTTGCACCCGCAAGGAACAGGTTCAGGAAGAAGGGCGTCAGCAGGTTTCCGCCTGGCAAAAGCGAGGAGAGTGTGTTGCTGAACGAGCACTGGATGATCGGCTTGATATGCGCTGGAAGCTCCTCCTTGTTGAAATCCGACAGCGGCAGGCACTCGTAGACCGACCTGAGCAGCCGCAGGAACTCTCTGATCGAGTGTTTGCGGTGGTATCTCGCGTAGATGTTCCAGACAAGCTTGATGTTGTTGACCAGCGATGTCGTTGTACCGTAGGAGGTGTTCTGGGCGAAGGCTCCGATGAAGAAGTTTTTCGTGGCTACGGTTTTGGTTGTGTTGAGCGCATCGACCTCGTGGAGTTTGATATTGGCCTTGATCCAGCGCAGGTCGTGCTCCTCTTTGCCGCCGTCAGGATGGGCGTGATGCACGGCGAGCGATTTGCCCAGATACGCGATATACGGCTCGAAGTTGTTGCCTCCTACCCGGTCGGCCAGTGGAGGCACTTTTGGTGCGTTCCAGAGCTGCAGACCGGTGAAAAGCGTAACGGCGAAAAAGAGACCCCAAAGGGTAAGGAATGCATAGCCGGAGTAGGGGAGAAGGCCGTTCAGCACTACTGAAAGACTGTAGAGCTGGTTGACGGCGACAGCCGCCACGAGGAGAGTGATGAACGAGGCCAGAAGCCTCAACCAGGAAAGCAGTTGTTTCTTCATGCTGGCAGGAAGCTGGTTTCTGGCCGGAATGTGATTATGGAACAGACACCTGCGTCGCGCTTGTTCCTTTCCACCAAAGGTAAGCTATCTGAATGTTAGAGGCAAAAAACAGCCAGAGATCACGGCTGTTTTTCGATCTCCGGTTTCCTGATCGAGTGGTTTTCACTCAGGAGGTAGTCCATGAAAATATCCTCCGCAAATGGCAGTTGCCACGAACCGTCCGGCAGCCGGTTGGTGGTCTCTTTCAGGCGCGAGACCGTATGGCCGCAAGTCCAGCAATCATAGCGTGCCATGCCGGTGCAGAGACAGGTGTGGCCTTTGACGACGAAACGGCTTGCAGCAGGGTCTCTCGATTCGAGCGACTGGTAATAGTCGTCGATATAGGAACACTTACCATCGTTGTCGAGCAGATAGCCAAGTCCTTCGCAGTTCGGCTTTATGCCGTAGAGCAGGGTAGGCGACTGTTTCAGCATCCGCATCGGATAACCGGTTGGCGATGAAAGGTTGACCTCCACATCCTCCGGGCTTGCATTGAGGTAATGTTGCTTGACCTCGTCCGGAAGGCCCGACTCTTTGGCGATGGTGAATCGCGTGGCCACCTGCACGGCGGCAGCGCCCGCTTGCAGGTACTCGACCGCGTCGGTGCCGGTGAAGATGCCACCCGCTGGAATGATCGGAATATCCAGATCCTCCTTTTTGAGGAAGGCGAGCGTTTCGGCCACGATGGATTGCAGACTTTGCGACTGCCAGTCGTCCGGACTGAAGCCGAGATGGCCTCCGGCCAGCGGGCCTTCGACCACGATATAGTCTGGCAGCCGCTGCAAACGCATGGCTCGTTTCAGGAAGATCGAGAGTGCCCGCACCGAAGAGATGATGATGCCGAGCTTGACGTCGCGGAACCGTTCGTGCTCGCTGATGAGATCGAGGCTTCTGAGATTCAGGCCCGCAGCCAGTGTGATGCCGTCGATCCCCGCATCCAACGCAGCTTCCATGCGTACCTTGAGCGTGGCGGCGGAGTTGTTCATCGTGAGCTTCTCCATGCAATTCATGAAGATCGCTCCATTGCCTGTTTTCTGACTGATGGTATGGGATACAAACCGCTTCTGCGCTTCGGCGAGCTGTTCCAGTTCGAAATGCACCGACGATTTGTCGCGATTGTTGATGTTCGACGCATATATCTGGCGCTTGTCGGCTACGTATGAGGTACCAAACAGCTGGTCGCAGACAAACATCACCTCGGCATCGGAAATGTGGCCAATGCCTCCCAGCCGTTCCGCCGACAAGGCAAGCTCCGAAGTCGAGATATTGACTCCCATGCCGCCGATGACGATGGGGACGAACTCTTTGCCGCCGAGCTTTAATCTGAAATTGTTGACGTTCATGGTGTTCAGATCTGATACGTGCTGGTTACTGAGGTGCAGCCCGGAGGGCGCTGGCTTGTTCCACCGTCCGACGGGCAACGGTAGCCGTTGCCCTGAACTCAGGTTCGGTCATCAAGCGTCAAAAAGCATATAAGATATAATATTTCGAACGATAATGCCATAACAGGGTGTTCAACGCCGTATAAAAAATACCCTTGCCTCAGGTATTTCAGGGGGTCGCACGTCGCTGAGAGAATGTTTGAGAATGGTTTTTCAGAATATTAAATTGCCAAGCCTGTAAATGGCGCACTCTTTTCTTTTTCAAGAATCAATTTACGAGCACAAGGAGCGTTACATGAAGAAACTTGTCCTGCTGAGGCACGGCGAAAGCCAGTGGAACCGGGAGAACCGTTTCACCGGATGGGTGGATGTCGATCTTTCCGAGAAAGGAAGAGAAGAGGCGAGAACCGCTGGCCAGTTGCTCAAGGATGAGGGTTTCGTGTTTGACCTCGCCTACACTTCGGTGCTCAAGCGCGCCATAAGGACGCTTTGGACGGTGCTCGACGAGATGAATCTCATGTGGATTCCCGTTACGAAAAACTGGCGTCTCAACGAACGCCACTACGGTGCATTGCAGGGACTCAACAAGGCAGAGACTGCACAGCGCCACGGCGACGAGCAGGTGCTCGTCTGGCGCCGCAGCTACGACACGCCGCCACCGGCTCTCACCGAGAACGATGAGTTCTGGCCAGGCAAAGATCCGCGCTACGCCTCGCTCTCCGCTGGGGAGCTGCCCGCGACGGAGTGTCTGAAGGATACGGTCGCGCGCTTCCTGCCCTACTGGCACGAAACCATTGCTCCGCAGATTCGCGATGGCAAGAATGTCATCATTACAGCCCACGGCAATTCGCTCCGGGCGCTGGTCAAATATCTCGACAATATCTCCGACGAGGATATCGTTGGCCTGAACATTCCCACCGGTATTCCGCTGGTGTACGAACTCGACGACGATCTCAAGCCGCTGAAGAGCTACTATCTGGGCGACCAGGAGGAGCTGAAGAAAAAGGTGGAGGCAGTCGCCAAACAGGGCAAAGCCTGAACTTTCAAGGACTTCCGGTTCCGCGACATTCTGTTTGGCGTGGAGCTTTTGGCTTGAAGGTAAAAGGTCATGAATTTTCTGTTCAATACCTTATATTCTGGCCTTTGCACAAGGAAAGTCCTGTATTTTTGAATTTTTCTGAATTGATGTGCCTGAAAATATGAAAGCAAAGCATGAAGGGGGCCTGTACGATCCACAGTTCGAGCATGATGCCTGCGGTGTTGGTTTCGTAGCCAATATCAAGGGGGTCAAGTCTCATCAGATCATCAAGCAGGGCTTGCAGGTGCTGGTGAACATGAAGCACCGTGGAGCTACCGGTTACGAAAAGAACACCGGTGATGGCGCTGGTATTCTGATGCAGATTCCCGACAAGTTCATGCGTAAAGTGTGCGCCCAGAGGAATATCGAACTGCCCCCCGCAGGCCATTACGGTGTCGGCATGGTTTTCCTTCCGCCCGATCTCTCGCAGCGCCGCGCCATTGAGGAAATCTGCCGCCAGATGGTGCAGGCAGAGGGGCAGAAATATCTCGGCCTGCGCAAGGTGCCGACCGACAACTCCACCCTCGGCCAGACCGCCCGTTCGCAGGAGCCGGTGGTCAAGCAGATTTTCGTTGGCCGCGGCAGCGACAACATGACCGATATCGAGTTCGAGCGCAAGCTTTACATCATCCGCCGCCGTATTTTCAAGCGCGTCCGATTCACCTCTGGCCTGCTCGGCAGCGGCTACTTCTACGCTTCGAGCTTTTCATCGCGCACGATTGTCTATAAAGGTATGCTCAATCCGGAGCAGGTCGAGGAGTTCTATCCCGAGCTGAAAGATCCGGACATGGAGAGCGCCATCGCGATGGTGCACTCGCGTTTCAGCACCAACACCTTCCCGAGCTGGGATCGCGCCCATCCGTACCGCTTCCTGAGCCACAACGGCGAAATCAACACGCTGCGCGGCAACGTGAACTGGATGAAGGCTCGCGAAAAGAACATGCAGTCCTCCATCTTCAAGGGCGCGCTGGAAGAGATCAAGCCGATCCTGCTCGAAGAGGGCAGCGACTCGGCCACGCTCGACAACGCGTTCGAGCTGCTCGTCATGTGCGGCCGCTCAATGGCTCACGCGGCGATGATGGTCATCCCGGAGCCGTGGTCTGGCAACGAATCGATGGACCCGGACAAACGCGCCTTCTACGAATATCACAGCTGCCTCATGGAGCCGTGGGACGGCCCCGCATCGGTGGTTTTCACCGATGGTATCCAGATCGGCGCGGTGCTCGACCGTAACGGCCTGCGCCCGTCGCGTTATTATATAACCAGCGACGACCTGGTGGTGATGGCCTCAGAGGTCGGCGTGCTCGACATCGATCCCGAAAAGATCATCAAGAAAGATCGCCTCCAGCCGGGGCGCATGTTCCTGGTCGATACCAAGGAGGGGCGCATCATCTCCGACGAGGAGATCAAGAAGAGCATCGCTTCGGAGAAGCCATACACGGAGTGGATCGAGCGCAATGTCATCGATCTCGCTTCACTGCCGGAGCGTGAGCGCATGAAGAATCCCGACGAGGACAACTACAGCATTACCGCCCGCCAGAAGGCGTTTGGTTATACCAACGAAGACCTCACGCTCCACATCAGGCCGATGGCCCAGAACGCCATCGAACGCATTGGCTCGATGGGCAACGATACGCCGCTGGCAGTGCTTTCCAACCGTCCGAGGCTGCTTTATGACTATTTCAAGCAGCTCTTTGCCCAGGTGACCAACCCGCCGATCGACTCGATCCGCGAGGAGATTGTCACCTCCACAACCGTCATGCTCGGCTCCGAAGGCAATTTGCTCGAATCGGACGAAATTAACTGCCGCCGTATCAGGATTCCTCACCCGATCCTGACCAACGAGGACCTCGAAAAGATTCGCGGCATCGACAAGCCGGGCTTCAAGGCGATCACCCTGCCGATCTTCTACAATGTGGAAGAGGGTGGTCAGGGCATCCAGTGTACGATGCAGGACCTGTACCGCCAGGCCGAAAAGGCGATCAACCACGACGGGGTCAACATCATCATTCTCTCCGACAAGGGCGAACTTGAACATTCGCGTGCGCCGATTCCAGCGCTCTTGGCGCTTGCCGGGTTCCACCACTTTCTCATCAGTGCAGGCCTCAGAACCAAGGTTGGCCTGATCGTCGAGTCGGGCGAGCCGCGCACGGTGCACCATTTCTCGATGCTGATCGGCTACGGTGCCGGGGCGATCAATCCGTATCTTGCTTTCGAGACCGTCAGCCAGCAGGTGGCCGAGGGGCGCATCATGCACGACGAGAAGAAGGCGATCAAGAACTACGTGAAAGCGGCCGTGAAGGGCGTGGTGAAGACGATGGCCAAGATGGGCATTTCGACCGTGCAGAGCTATCGTGGTGCACAGATTTTCGAGGCGGTCGGCCTGAACACCGAGGTAGTCGATACCTACTTCACCAAGACTCCGTCGCGCATCGAGGGCATCGGCCTCGACACGCTGGCCGAAGAGGTCCGCAAGCGTCACGAGGCGGCATTCCCGCCCGGAGGCAACAAGGTCAATCGCGGCCTCGAAGCTGGCGGCGACCGCAAGTGGCGTCACGACGGCGAGTTCCACCTTTTCAATCCGGAGACGATCCACTATCTCCAGCACTCCTGCCGGACGGGTGATTACGAACTGTTCAAGAAGTACGAGAAGCTCATCGATGACCAGAGCGAGCACTACTGCACGATTCGCGGTCTGATGGATATCCGCTTCTCCGAGAAGCCGATCCCGATCGACGAGGTCGAACCGGTAGAGTCAATCGTCAAGCGCTTCAAGACCGGTGCCATGTCCTACGGCTCCATCAGCAAGGAGGCGCACGAGACGCTCGCCATTGCGATGAACCGCCTCGGCGGCAAGAGCAACACCGGTGAAGGCGGCGAGGAGCCGGAGCGCTTCGTGCGCGACGCCAACGGCGACAGCCGCATGTCGGCGATCAAGCAGGTCGCGTCGGGACGTTTCGGCGTCACCAGCGAGTACCTGACCAATGCCGAGGAGATTCAGATCAAGATGGCGCAGGGTGCCAAGCCCGGCGAGGGTGGCCAGTTGCCCGGCACCAAGGTCTATCCGTGGGTTGCCAAGACCCGCCACTCTACCCCCGGCGTCGGGCTGATTTCGCCGCCGCCGCACCACGATATTTACTCCATCGAAGATTTGGCGCAGCTGATCTTCGATCTCAAGAACGCCAATCCGTCGGCGCGCATCAACGTCAAGCTGGTCTCGACGGTCGGCGTTGGCACCATCGCGGCGGGCGTCGCCAAAGCTCACGCCGACGTGGTGCTCATCAGTGGCCACGACGGCGGCACAGGCGCATCGCCGGTTTCGAGCATCATGCACGCCGGTATGCCGTGGGAACTCGGTCTTGCCGAAACGCACCAGACGCTCATGCTCAACAACCTGCGCAGCCGCATCGTCGTCGAGGCGGACGGTCAGCTCAAGACCGCGCGTGACATCGTCATCGCGGCCATGCTCGGTGCGGAGGAGTTCGGTTTCGCCACCACCGGTTTGGTGGTGATGGGCTGCATCATGATGCGTTGCTGCCAGGACGACTCCTGTCCGGTCGGCATTGCCACGCAAAATCCGGAGCTTCGCAAAAACTTCAAGGGCAAGCCGGAGCACGTCGAGAACTTCATGCGCTTCCTCGCCCAGGGTGTGCGCGAGTACATGGCAAAACTCGGCATCCGCACGCTCAACGAGCTGGTTGGCCGCTCCGATCTGCTTGCCACCTCTCGCACCATCCAGCACTGGAAGGCCAAGGGCGTCGATCTTTCCAAGATTCTGCATCAGGTCGATACCGGTGACAACGATACGCCGTACTGCACCACGACGCAGGATCATGGTATCGAGGAGAGCCTCGACATGCGCGTACTCATGGCGATCTGCGAACCGGCTATCAAGCGCGGCGAGAAGGTTTCGACCACGCTGCCGATCAAGAATATCAACCGTGTCGCAGGCACCATTGTTGGTCACGAGGTCACGAAAGCTCATGGCAGCAAGGGACTGCCGGATGACACCATCCATCTGAAGTTTATCGGTTCGGCTGGTCAGAGCCTCGGTGCCTTTATTCCGAAAGGCATGACCATCGAGCTGGTTGGCGACGCCAACGACTACATCGGCAAGGGCCTCTCGGGCGGCAGGATCATCGCCTACCCGCCGAAATCGTCGAAGTTCGTGCCTGAAGAGAACATCATCGTCGGTAACGTGGCCTTCTACGGCGCGACCTCCGGCGAGGCCTTCATCCGCGGTATGGCTGGCGAGCGCTTCTGCGTGCGCAACAGCGGCATGGAGGCGGTTGTCGAGTCGGTGGGCGACCACGGCTGCGAGTACATGACTGGTGGCAAGGTGGTCATTCTCGGCAAGACTGGTCGCAACTTCGCGGCGGGCATGTCGGGCGGCGTGGCCTACGTTTACGACGTCGATGGCGCATTCGCCGGACGCTGCAACCTTGAAATGGTCAGCCTCTCGGCGGTCGAAGCCGAGGACGAGCTCGAATGGCTCCGCTCGAAAATCGAGCAGCATGTGGAGGTTACCGGCAGCGAACTCGGCAAGGGCATGCTCGCAACGTGGCCGAACGCCTCGCAGCGCTTCGTCAAGGTGCTGCCGAACGATTACAAACGCGCCATTGAGGCCATGAAAGAGGTCGAAACGATGGGTATGACCGGCGATGAAGCCGTTATGGCCGCTTTTGAAAAGAACGTGCATGATCCTTCCCGCGTCTCGGGGAACTGAAATTGGGCGAGTCGCCTGAACAACGTATTACGACTTATGGGTAAACTGAAAGGATTTATGGAGTACCGGAGAGTCCTTCCCGCAGACAGGGAGCCTCTGGAGAGAATAAAGGACTGGAACGAGTTCCACGGGGAGATGTCGGCTGAACAGCTCGGCGATCAGGGCGCGCGCTGCATGGATTGCGGCACGCCGTTCTGCCACTCGGGCTTCATGCTCAGCGGTATGACTGCTGGCTGCCCGATTCACAACCTTATCCCCGAGTGGAACGATCACGTCTATCGCGGCTTCTGGCGCGATGCTTACGACAGGCTGATGAAAACCAACAACTTCCCGGAGTTCACGGGCCGCGTCTGCCCCGCTCCGTGCGAAGGCTCCTGCGTGCTCGGCATTATCCAGCCGCCGGTGACCATCAAGAATATCGAGTGCTCGATCATCGAACATGCCTTCGCCGAAGGATGGGTCGAACCGAAGCAGATTGCTGTTCGCACCGGTAAAAAGGTGGCTGTCGTGGGTTCCGGCCCGTCGGGCCTTGCCTGCGCCGACCAGCTCAACAAGGCGGGACATACGATCACGGTCTTTGAGCGTGACGACCGTATCGGAGGTCTGCTCATGTACGGTATTCCGAACATGAAGCTCGACAAGCAGACTGTGGTGCAGCGCCGCGTCGATCTCATGAGCGCCGAGGGCGTGGAGTTCGTCGCCAGCACCGAAGTTGGCGTGAACTATCCCGCTGACAAGCTGCTCTCGGAGTTTGACGCTGTGGTACTCTGCACCGGCGCAACCAATCCGCGTGATCTGAATGCCGAAGGACGCGAGCTTGGGGGCATCCACTACGCGATGGAGTTCCTCCGTTCCAGCACCAAATCGGTTCTCGATGGCACCGAACCGGCGCTCTCCGCAAAAGACAAAAATGTCGTCGTGATCGGCGGTGGTGACACCGGAACCGACTGCGTTGCCACCTCGCTGCGTCAGGGGTGCAAGAGCGTCATCCAGCTCGAAATCATGCCGAAACCGGCCGATTTTCGTCAGGACGACAACCCGTGGCCCGAATGGCCGAAGGTCTTCAAGGTCGATTACGGCCAGGAGGAAGCTGCCGCCGTGCAGGGTCAGGACCCGCGCCGCTATCTCATGATGACCAAGAAGTTCATCGGCGAGAACGGACAGGTCAGTGCCGTCGAGGTCTCGAAGGTCGAGTGGATCAAACAGGAGGGCCGCACCATTCCCGTGCCGGTATCCGGCAGCGAAGAGATCATTCCGGCCCAGCTTGTGTTGCTCGCGATGGGATTCCTCGGGCCGGAAGCACAACTCCTGCAGTCGCTCGGCGTCGAGCAGGACAGCCGCAGTAACATCAAAGCTGACGAGAAAAGCTACCGCACCAGCCTTGACAAGGTTTTCGCCGCGGGCGACGCACGCCGTGGCCAGAGTCTCGTGGTCTGGGCGATCAACGAGGGGCGCGCCGCTGCGAGGGAGTGTGACCGATTCCTGATGGGTTGCACCAGCCTGCCA
Protein-coding sequences here:
- a CDS encoding ABC transporter permease, producing the protein MIEVVDIRKTYTIGESPVRALNGVSLTIEQGEFVAIMGASGSGKSTLMHILGLLDVPDSGQYRLMGKEVGKLNDDELATLRNNVAGFVFQQFHLLGRMSTIDNVMLPCIYSDERGDFRSDALKRLEMVGLGHRAGHRPSQMSGGEQQRVAIARALIRDPMLIFADEPTGNLDTKNSHEIMRILTDLHRQGKTIVMVTHEPDIAEYAGRVITMQDGKIIEDRKKEDMEFRPEAKQAVMKVEHQPLFKPSRMLGFVLQALRSITSNKIRTLLSVLGILVGVASVIAMMALGTGAKASMEARLKSMGSNLLSIRGGSAKIMGAAQGSGTFTRFTAQDAEAIAELKPLVNYVSGDVTGSAQMVYLDKNTNSTVEGVGYDYAKMRDATPTIGRWFTPQEIQSRRKVAIVGTTVVSELFGNEDPVGKTIKINRINFTIIGVAPPKGFAGHRDQDDVVLIPVTTAMYRVLGKDYFDSIYVEVSSAENIEPAKQAIDALVRKRHKIQPDDDDSFNIRDMTEFQQMLSATTQTMSMLLGSIAAISLVVGGIGIMNIMLVSVTERTKEIGLRKAIGARKGDIMLQFLIESVGMTLTGGIIGIVVGVGVSVMLSTFAGWAVKTSMFSVVLATGFSVLIGLFFGLWPARKAAALKPVEALRYE
- the sucC gene encoding ADP-forming succinate--CoA ligase subunit beta; the protein is MNIHEYQGKGILKQFGVAVPKGIVAFSAEEAKQAAIQLFEEQSSPVVVVKAQIHAGGRGKAGGVKLAKSPEEVFEIAQKMLGATLVTHQTGPEGKEVRRLLIEEGMNIDKEFYLGITLDRATSSNVLMVSTEGGMEIEKVAEETPEKLLKIHVDPVYGLQGFQAREAAFFLGLQGEQFRNGVKFIEALYNAYTTIDASLAEINPLVVTKEGRVLALDAKINFDDNALYRHKEYLELRDVSEEDPLEYEASKSNLNYVRLDGNVGCMVNGAGLAMGTMDLIQLSGGRPANFLDVGGGASPKTVEEGFKIILGDKNVKAILVNIFGGIVRCDRVAGGVIEAAKNIGLKVPVIVRLEGTNATEAQKMLDESGLNLISAKGLRDAAEKVQKALATA
- a CDS encoding nucleoside deaminase, with protein sequence MHDLNYCMELAIREAIKAYESKEVPVGAVVLDPNGSVIGRGYNQVETLSDATAHAEMIALTSAMATLDSKYLEGCTLAVTLEPCPMCAGAIVLSKIGRVVFGAWDPKMGAAGTVLNITGCRTLNHQPEVYGGIMERKAESLLQDFFRGLRSK
- a CDS encoding nitronate monooxygenase; the protein is MNVNNFRLKLGGKEFVPIVIGGMGVNISTSELALSAERLGGIGHISDAEVMFVCDQLFGTSYVADKRQIYASNINNRDKSSVHFELEQLAEAQKRFVSHTISQKTGNGAIFMNCMEKLTMNNSAATLKVRMEAALDAGIDGITLAAGLNLRSLDLISEHERFRDVKLGIIISSVRALSIFLKRAMRLQRLPDYIVVEGPLAGGHLGFSPDDWQSQSLQSIVAETLAFLKKEDLDIPIIPAGGIFTGTDAVEYLQAGAAAVQVATRFTIAKESGLPDEVKQHYLNASPEDVEVNLSSPTGYPMRMLKQSPTLLYGIKPNCEGLGYLLDNDGKCSYIDDYYQSLESRDPAASRFVVKGHTCLCTGMARYDCWTCGHTVSRLKETTNRLPDGSWQLPFAEDIFMDYLLSENHSIRKPEIEKQP
- the gpmA gene encoding 2,3-diphosphoglycerate-dependent phosphoglycerate mutase, with translation MKKLVLLRHGESQWNRENRFTGWVDVDLSEKGREEARTAGQLLKDEGFVFDLAYTSVLKRAIRTLWTVLDEMNLMWIPVTKNWRLNERHYGALQGLNKAETAQRHGDEQVLVWRRSYDTPPPALTENDEFWPGKDPRYASLSAGELPATECLKDTVARFLPYWHETIAPQIRDGKNVIITAHGNSLRALVKYLDNISDEDIVGLNIPTGIPLVYELDDDLKPLKSYYLGDQEELKKKVEAVAKQGKA